The following nucleotide sequence is from uncultured Draconibacterium sp..
CCAGTAGAAATGCAAAAATATGGGCCTGGGTGTCGTTTGCTGCCGGTTTGGCCTGGGTAATTCTAGCTGTAATACTATCGATTTTTGGTGTACTCGCAGGAATAATGCAGGGAGCTTTTAATTTTTAGTGGATGAAAAGAACAATCAATAGTATACTGCTACTCGTAATTATTGGGGTAGCAGTTCTTTTTTTTATACTCGACCCGGCACGGCACGAAATTTTTCCACAGTGTCTGTTTCATTCGTTAACCGGGGGCTATTGCCCGGGATGCGGCTCGCAGCGGGCTTTTCACAGTTTATTGCATTTAGATTTTGCCGGTGTGATTGGGTATAACTTTTTATTTCTTCCGGCAACGCTTTTTATTTTGTATCATTATCTGTATCCTCTATTGAATAAAGCTTTCGGATGGAAACTTCCGAACCTGTTTTACAAGAAACAAACGCCAATGATTGTTTTAGCTATAGTTGTTGTGTTTTGGATTACGCGAAATCTGCCGTGGTATCCGTTTAATGTGCTTGCACCTGTGGGATAGGCACAAAAAAAACGGATGCGAAAACGCACCCGTTTATCTATTCAATTTGGTTAGGATCACTTCACGAATGAAGCATCATTTAAATAATCGAAACATTTTTCAACACCTTCAAACTGTGTCATACTTCCGCCTCTGATTCCTTCCAGTTCCACATAAAAACCTTCCAGACCATTTTTGTATGCTTTGTTAAAGATGTTTTTAAAGTTCATCATTCCCGACTGGCCAAGAACCGAACGGTCTTTAATATGAAGGACAGGGAATCTGCCGGCATACTTCTCGAAGTATTCCAACGGATCGTTAGCCCCCATAACTGTCCAGTAAACATCCATTTCGAAAAATACCAAATCCGGATCGGTACCATTCAGAAACAAGTCGTAAATTACGTCACCCACAGGCATCCATGGATTCTGTTGTTTATCCTTGTCTTCAGGTTTTACAACACGTCCGAATTCCATGCTATGGTTATGATAACCAAACTTAATTCCGGCTGATTTTGCAATTTCACCGGCCTGGTTAAACGATTCGCAAACCACTTTTACGGCATCATGTGTTGGCACATTTGGCATCATTGGCTGAACCAAAGTTTTCACCCCAAATTTCACATGGTCTTCAACGGTTTGTTTCCAGAAATCGGCGATCTCACCCAGTTTATCTTTCGTGATATCACGAGTGGGAGGATTTACGTGTGAGCTGGTAATTTTCAAACCTGCATCATCAGCCAGTTTTTTGTATTCTTCAACCGAATACTCACCCATTTTGCGATTGCCGTAACCCGCCAACTCAATGGTGCTGTAGCCGATATCCTTTATTTTTTTCAAGCCATTAGGAACATCAGCAGTCAATTCCCTTCCCAGAGAATAAATTTGTAAACCAATTTCCTTTTTCCCCATACCAACCATAGCGGCAGCACTGGCAGGCTTTATGGAGCCAGCTACCATACCTCCGGCGGTAAGCAGGCCCATTCTTTTCAGAAATTCTCTTTTATTCATTTAATTTTTAGTTGGTTGATTTATAATTTATACGAACCACGATATTGGTAATCATACAAACGGTGATCCCAGGCTTCCTTATCTGTTCCGAAGCTGTGTGTTGCAGGGTTCCATTTTACCGAACGTTGTAATTCAGTAGCCATGTTTCCTAAACAACAAGTGATAGCAGTACTTGCACCTACTTCAACCGGAGCAATTGGTTTTTGTCTTGAACGCACACAGCTGATGAAATCTTCCATGTGTGGAGAACTGATCTCAAAGCTACCGCCACCCTCTTTCTGCGCTTTCTGCATTTCCTCAAACATTTTCTTCCGCTCTTCCGGGGTTAGGTTTTTCGGACGTCTTCCTCTTAACTCATCAGGAACTAAATCTGATTTTGAACAAGCCAGGTAACCGCGAGCTACTTCAATCCAACCGTCGTCGCCGATGAATTTGATACCCTGAGCATTTGGCATATCTTCGAGATACGATTGTTCTGTCATTACAACACCATTCAGGTATTTAAAAGTCATGTAGTCTGCTCCTTCAACTCCTTTAGGGATAATTTCTGCAGGCCCCGAACCGTCCATACCAATAGCAGCTTGTGCTATATCGAACATGTGCGCACCCCAGTCGGCAGTAAATCCGTTACCGGTTTCGCGGTACCAGCGCCATGCACCCCATAATTTTTCTCTTTCTGCGGGATCGAGCGAAATAGGAGGACAAAGATCTGAGTGATAATGAATATTAGGATCATTCAATGGTCCCATCCAAAGGTTGAAGTTCAGGTTCGCGGGAACTTTCATCTCTGGTAAATCAAGTGGAGCTGGAGGATCGCCAACTTTAGCATATACTTTATCGATATGACCGATAGCGCCACTTTGAACTAATTCGATAGCTTTTTGGAATTCGGCACTTGAACGCTGCTGGCTTCCTACCTGAACAACACGTTTTGTATCTTTTGCCACACGAACCATTTTTTCGGCTTCGGTAATGGTAAAAGAAAGTGGTTTCTGAACATATACGTCTTTACCGGCCTGGCAAGCGTGAATGGTTTGTAATGCATGCCAATGATCTGGTGTACAAACTTCTACGGCATCGATGTCTTTGCGCTCAAGCAATTCTTCATATTGTTCGTACTTATCAACGCGAGGCGCCAATCCCAACGATTGTTGCCATTCTTCAACAGTACGTTTAAAACGTTCTGTTTTCATACTGTCAACATCGCAACCTGCAACAACTTCTACTCCGGGAACTGCCGAGAAACTCCGGAAATCGTTCATACCTTGCTGTCCAAGGCCAATGAAACCCATTGTTACTCTGTCGCTGGGAGCGATTTTAATGCCGTTGATAGTCCAACTTGGAAGGATGGTCAAACTGGATAAACCCAGTGCTGAAAGACCCAGAAATTTCCGTCGGTCTAATTGATTAGATTTTTTTGAATCCATAGGTTTAGATTTTTATTAGTGATCAAATATTTTTCGAAATTGGACACAAGATAATTGAATTTGTCAAAACGACGCAATGAAAAATTAAAAAATGTATTCGTACTGATTATGTTGGAGCTATTTAGACGCCTTAAAAGAAAACAAATATTTATGAAGTGGTTTCTTAAGTTGCTCAAATTCGGAATAATGAATCAGCTCGATAGCCGCACAGCCCGCGATCATCGCCGATAAATTGACGTTTAAACCCTCGCGAAAAAGACACAGTACCGGCTTCCGCATTTCCACTGCCCGGCCAATTTCGTAACCAACTCCCATCGACACTGCAGTTACTTCAGCCACAATTACATCGGAACTTTGAAGCCATTCCAAATCCCGATCATGAATAAACTGATCGTTTGGACCATCATCACCGATACTGGTTAATGCCGGATCGCCAACATGCTCAGTCAGCACTTCACCAAATGTTTTCAGGTACTGAATAATTTGTTCGTAGAGGGCGGCATCTTGTCTGCCTCCACGTATGGAACCGGCAAAATAAATCTTCATAGGTATTTAATCAGTCTTTGTTTTACTTGGAAACCCAGTGGTTGACTTTTGTTCTCCCTGTTCAAAAACAACACGTGTACGCGGTAAACTTTCCGGGTAATTCTTTTGGATAAATTCAATCATTTTTTCACGGATAAAAACCCGAAGATCCCAGGCTATTGGCGAATCTTTTGCACTCATTAAAGCTCTAATTTCCACTCCGTATTCTTTGGTATCGGTAACTTGCAAAACGTTTACCCTTTTGTCCCATAACGGTGTGCTGTTAAGTAAACGAGTCAGTTCTTCCCGCAACGCATCGAACGGAACGTGATAATCGGTATATAAAAACACAGTTCCCAGAATTTCTGAAGTATTACGTGTCCAGTTCTGAAATGGTTTTTCGAAAAAATAGGTGGATGGCACCACCAACCGGCGCTGATCCCAGATCTTCACCACCACATATGTAAGTGTAATTTCTTCTATTCTTCCCCATTCATTTTCAATAATCACCACATCGTCGAGCCGAATGGGTTGAGTGATGGCAATTTGCAAACCGGCCAGCACAGTGGCAATAAGCTTTTGTGCCGCAAAACCAATAATAATACCTGCAACACCAGCCGAAGCAAAAAGACTAATTCCCAACTGCCTCACATCTTCAAACAACATTAATGATGCTCCGATTGCAACAATAACAATCATGAAATAAATGATACTTTCCATGATGTTGAACTGTGTCAGGAACTTTCGCTCGCGTAAATTATCTTCCTGCGAAGTATCTAACTTGGAAAGGATAACTCTTTTAAAGCCACGCAAAATTGCCATTAATCCCCAGGCAATACTTACGATTAGCATAATGGAACCGGTTTTGTTAAAAAAGTTATAATAATCGGGCGATACCAATTCGCGCTTTTCCACAAAACCTTTAAAGAATATTGCTACAAGCAGTAAAATAACCGGGATAATAAATCTGATAAATCTTTTCATATAAAGTGTGTTTTATTTTGGTTGTTCAACGGTACTTTTAATATGAATATCGCGCTGAGGAAATGGAATTTGAACTCCACCTTTACGGAACTCATCATCAATGGCATAGCGCATTTCGCTCTTCGTATTTTCTACCCAAAACGATTCGCGCACCCAAAAGAATATCTGGAATTCGAGTGCAGAATCACCAAAATTATTAAATCGTACAAACGGTTTTGGAGTTGCAGAGATATTGCCATTCTTTGCCGCACAATCAAGAAGGATTTTAGTTACCAGTTTTGTATCAGAACCGTAAGCCACACCCACATCAACCGAAAAGCGTGTGTTGTAATCCATGTGGCTCCAGTTGATAATTTTGTCGTTAACAAATTTCGAATTGGGTACCACCAAAATAATATCGTCGCGGGTTTTTAAACGTGAGGTGCGGAGCCCGATATGAATCACCCGCCCCACTGTACCGTCTTGCAACTGAATTACATCGTTTAATTGCAGATTTCGCTCAATAAGCAAAACAATTCCAGAAGCAATATCGCTGAACAACTGTTGGATACCAAAACCAACACCTACCAATAAGGCAGTAATACTGGCTAGGAGTACCGATACTTTTAATCCCGACGATTCTAAAAGAAAAATAATGATGATAACCCAAACGACATACCTTAATATAAGATATACCGACCAGTAAGAACGTCGTTCGGCTTCCTCTCTTTTTATAAAGCGCTTAAAAAAACGGCGGATTATTTTTAATACAATTAGTGTTACCAGTACTACAACAAGAATTAAAAATATGTTGTAAACTGTTAATGTAAATTCTCCGCTTTTGAATATTTCAAGATTTAATATTTCTCTAAACGTCATAACTCTTAATCAAAATATTGGAGTTAGAAAAGTACTAAAATCTGTCAGATATGAAAAGTTTTAGGGAGCGATTATGATTTAGCTTTGATATAGCAACAATGAATGGGGTGTATGGTTTAAAAAAAAGGAGACCTTTTTAAAAGACCTCCTTTCTTCCTGTGGCAAAAAGTATTTCTTAATTCATTCCAACTATTAGCCCTGGCTTAAAAAAAGCAGCGTACGCAGTTTCAGAATGTAATGCCTCTATAGTTTTTGTTATTCCTTTATCATCGTTAATCGATGCTCTTATCGATCCTTTTTGGTAATAAAAGCGCGAAACGATCTCGCTTTCCAGCAAATCGCTGATTTCAGGTCTGAACACCGATAAGTCTTTATCCAGATCAGGTTCAATTTTAGCTGCCAATGCATCAAACTCTTCTTTTGCCAGCTCGTAATATTTTTCCTGCTTTGCTGTCTCCAACAACTCTTTCAAATCGTCTTGTGATGCCGATTCGTAGTTAAAATCGCTCTGCTCAACAAAATCCGCAAACTGCTTATAAATGTCGTCGGTAATCGAAAATTCTTCGGGTTCCGGAATACTTTCGTTTTCGTTTGAATATGTTGTGGCAAAATCGAAAATCATAAAACGGGTAACCAACTCGATACTTAAACTGCTCAGTCTGTCGCCTTCAATTTTTACATCGGGAACAACACCACCGCCATCGTATACTTTGCGGCCTTTTTTAGTTGTAAATTCAGAAATCAGTGAATCAGGAACATGTCCAACACTACCATCTTCGTTGCGGTGCGAATAATCCAGCGCCTGAATACAACGGCCACTAGGAATGTAATATTTAGCGGTAGTAACTTTTAGTTTTGTATTGTAGCTTAAATCGCGTGTAGTTTGCACTAGTCCTTTTCCAAATGTACGTGTACCGACAATAATCCCGCGGTCGAGATCCTGAATAGCCCCAGATACGATTTCGGATGCCGAAGCCGATCCGCTGTTTACAAGAACAGCAATCTTCATTGTTGTATCTAATGGCTCAGCTGTTGCTTTATATACTTTGTCCCATTGTTTTACTTTACCGCGGGTGCTAACAATTTCTTCGCCTTTAGGTACAAAGAAGTTTACAATTTTTACGGCTTCCATTAACAATCCGCCCGGGTTCCCACGTAAGTCGAGAATCAATCCGTCTGGGTTATTTTCTTTTAGTTCGAGAAAAGCTTTTTTTACATCGTTGCTACAGTTGGCCGTAAAATTCGACAAACGAATATAAGCTGTATTTCCATCGATCATGCCGTAATAAGGAACAGCTTCAATACTGATCTTCTCGCGAATAACATCAACCGTAAAAGGCTTTTTCTGGCCGGGACGCTGCAATTTTATGGTAACAGGTTTGTTGGCCGGTCCTTTCAACAGCGAGCTCACATCCTCGGTGTTCATATCTTTGGTGTCTTTTCCTGAAACCTCAAGAATAATGTCGCCTGCTTTTATCCCGAATTTCTGTGCCGGAAATCCTTCGTAAGGTTCGGCAATAATAATGTTATCCTTCTGTTTACTAATTAGCGCTCCGATACCCGCATATTCGCCGGTGGTCATAAAACGGAAATCTTCCATCTGATCTTCCGAAATGTAATTCGTGTAAGGATCGAGTGAGGATAACATCTTATCAATACTGGTTTTTACCAAATCATTCGGATTCACTTCGTCAACATAAAACATGTTCAACTCGCGAAACAAAGTGTGGTAAATATCCAGATTCTTTGCAATTTCAAAATTCTTCTCGTCGCGGGTAAAGCTGAAAAAGCTAATACTAATTATCGCAACTATCGTAATTCCTATTAATAATCTTTTCTTCATAATTCCTTCTTTTCTGAATTCACTGTCTGCACCATTGCACCGAACTGCCAAAAGTAACAAATCTTGCCTTATATCAGTAATGCAACCCGGCAATCCATTACGTTAATTTATGCTAAAACCAATCGTTTATGCTTATGGTTTAACATTTTTGGCGCCGAAAAGTTAAAGGTCGTAAAAGAAAATATTGCGTTAAACCATTTCATAACAGCCCCGTCTAAACCACTGAATTACGGATGTAATTTCCACGCAACCAACAACCCGTAGTCATTTTAAACACGGTGCTTAACGGTTAATAGATAGATGTTTTGGGGCCGGGAATTAAGTTTTCCGGCTTTTTTTGTGCTTAGCAAACAATAAGACGCAAAAACACGATGTTCTTATTTAACCACAATAGCCACATAGTAAATAAAAGAATGTTTCGCCACCTAAGCTTTTGGTGATTACTTATTGTCAATTAGTTGCAAATCCGTTCACGATACTACTGCTAAATTTTTCTATCTTGTTATAAAATTGTAGAACTGCAAACTTTCTTCCCTCTTCTGAAATCTAAAATCCTTAATCATCACTCTAAATTTTTTGCGTTCAATTCCTGCTTACCGACAAAATACCCCGGTTTAACGAAATAATTTCCCGCGTTCGTCTGGAATGCAATAATTTGCATGAGAATTATAAACCAAACAAAAAACGATGAAACAGTTTGTAGTATTCCTTTCGGGGATCATTTTATCACTTTTTACTTCTTCGTGCTTGTTGCAGTCCACCGTTAAAGGAAATGGGAATGTAACAACCGAAGAACGAAATCTTGAAGATTTCAGCAAACTAAATGTAAGTCGCGGAATGAATGTTTACGTTACCATGGGAAACGATTATAAAGTTATTGTTGAGGCCGATGAAAACCTCCATAATAGTATTGTTACCGAGTTGCGCGGCGAAGAACTTCGTATAAAAGCTATCGACATCATCCGAAATGCAACCAGCCTAAAAGTATTTGTTACGCTTCCACAGCTCGAAGCTACAACATCATCATCGGGCAGCAATGTATTTTCTGAAGATGTTTTAAATGTTAACGACATTGATCTTTCCGTTTCGTCGGGTGCTAATTTAAAATTCTCGCTTAATGCCGACGAGGTAAGTGCAAAGGCCAGCTCTGGATCGAATATTTTTCTCGAAGGAACTGCCGGCTCTGTTAACGCCAAAGCCAGTTCAGGATCGAACATTAAAGCCGGAGAATTACAAGCCAAGTCGGCACAGGCAAGTGTTAGTAGTGGCGCAAACATCTGGCTAAGCACCGAAAACGAACTGCAGGCAACTGCCAGCAGCGGCGGAAATGTATTTTATAACGGCAACCCGTCTGAAACCGAAATAAGCAAGTCATCGGGCGGAAATGTGATAAAAAATTAGCCGAAACTGTAACTTTCCATTTTGGCCAGCGTCTTTTCAATAGTCTCAATTCAAAAAACAAAAAATAACGCACATGAAAACATTCTCAAAAATTCTATTCCTGTTTATGATAGCTGTTACCAGCTACGGAACTGTACTTGCAGGCAACAGCGACGAAACACAAACACGCCAGGTCAGTGGTTTTAATGCCATAAAAGTCTCGACCGGAATCGACCTGTACCTGACAATGGGAAATACCGAAGAAGTAAAAGTTGTGGCCGACGACGACATAATTGATGATCTGAAAACCGAAGTAGAAGGTGGAACGCTTAAAATTTACATGAAACGTAATAACTGGTTTAACTGGGGAAGTGGCAACCAAACAAGAAAAGTTTATGTAACCGTTAAAGAGTTAAAAGAACTATCAGCTTCATCGGGTTCCGATGTAGAATCGACAAATACACTGGAAGGCGAATCGCTGGATGTAAGATGCAGTAGTGGATCGGATTTAAAAATTGAGGTGTATTATAAAAATCTGTCGGTTGATACCAGCAGTGGCAGCGATGCCAAACTCCGTGGCAAAGTAAAAACAATTCGCGTTGATGCCAGCAGTGGTTCGGATATAAAAGCCGGCGATCTTGAATCGGCAATTTGTTATGCCAACGCCAGCAGCGGATCGGATATTACCGTTAGTGTTAGCAGCGAATTGTATGCCAATGCCAGCAGCGGTTCGGATATAAATTACCACGGCAGCCCCGATATCAGAGACATTGACGAATCGAGCGGTGGCGATGTAAGCCAGCGTTAGTTATCAGAACGCTGATGACGCGGATAGTAATGATTTTCGCTTGATACGCTATAGGTATTGGCCATTTCAACATAGTTAATATTCCTGCATCAAATAAATCATGAATTTTTAACTGTTATAAAGGCTCCTAATCCTTATTGTTGCACTGAAAGCACTAATAAAAATAAATCCCGAAGTTATTCCTTCGGGATTCTATTTTTATATCAGCAGATTTTAAAGTCAGCTCAATTTTTGAGTCTACTTTATTCAGTCATTTCACCAAAATTGACCTTAATTCTTTTTTGTTTTCTGCGTAAATCAACCTAAATCCGTGTTATCTGTGTTCCCATTGGCGGCCAGTTCCGCCTTTTTTTGTGTCTGCAATCTTACTAACTCAATAGAAATCATATTTTTGCGTTGTAATAAAACAAAAAGATAAAATGATTTTCCTGAAGGGAGATTATTATTTGCGTGTTCTCCGCCAGCTGCGGATTACCGTATGAAATAATCGTTTACAAACAAATGAAAAGCTTAGCCACAAAAATAGGATTCATTATAATTCTGTTATCTGTAATTTGTAGAATATCTGCAACAGCACAAAACGGAAATCCACTGCAGTTTTTGACAGAGGTAAGTCAATCGTCGCAGTCAAATCCGGCAATTCACAATAAAACCGAAAAGCTGGTTATCGGGCTTCCTCTTTTATCGGGAGCCTTACTTCACTGGAATGCTAATTTTTCTTCCGATTATTTATTTACCGAAAACTTTGAGTATAGCTTCGATCATTTTTACAAGTCCTTAGGCGAATCCGGCAATGCTGAAGCACTTGCAACGCTGCCACTTGTTTATTTAAGTCATAGAAACGATAAACGAACTTTAAGTTTTTCCCTGTCGGAACGAGTTCTGGTTTGGGGAGATTTCGATCATGAGTTTCTGAAATTTATCGATCAGGGTTTACTTCCCTATTATGGGCAGGAAGAAGAATTTGGCCCCATCTCATTTAAATCACAATTTTTTAGAGAATTGTCTTTTTCGTATGCCAAACAAATAACAAAGAAGTTGAGCGTTGGAATACGACCAAAGGTGTTGTTTGGACGTTTTTTTTACGACATTGAAAACCTGAATGTAGCGGTACAAACCGATGAAGAAAGGCAAGTTCTGCAGGTTATTCCCAACGGAAATTATCGCATTTCAGGCCCCATCGATGTTCAGTATGATCCGATAAAAGGTAAAACAACCATTAAAACCGATTTTACTGCCGGAGATTATTTTTTTAAGTTTAGAAATATGGGAGCCGGCATCGATTTGGGGTTTACCTACCAACCGAATAAACAAACCACCATTGCGGTGGCAATCACCGATATTGGTTTTACTACCATAAACGACAAGGCTTTTAACAATACCTTTGTCGGTTCGATAGATTATTCGCATCTCTACCAGTCCTCCGACACTGCTGCAGCCTACTATTTTGAACCCAGAGCTGCCCTGGAGGCGCTAACAGATTCTTTGCCTTATAAAACAGTGGCTGAAACCTTTACCCAACGCCAGTACGAACTGCTACCATTAAGGCTGAACTTAATGGCAACACATATGCTAAACGATAGAATGAAGTTGAATGTTTCCGACAACCTCACCTACTACAACGGAGAAGCCAGTAACTATTTATCGGCCTATTTTAATCTGCTTTTAGGAACCCGTTTCGAATTAAGCAGTGGGTTAAACCTGTATAATCTCAAACAGGTTTTACCCGGTTTTGCATGCAGCTACACGGGCAGAAGCGTACAACTTTACCTGGCGACAAATAATATTCCCAGACTGGTGCAACCATCTAAAGCAAAAAATTTAAATTTGCGATTTGGTGTAAACTTATTATTTTCCACGCAGCCAAATTAGTTTTTGTTATGACATTATTTATTACACTATACCTGGTAGGCTTCCTCCGAACTCTCGTTATAATTGCTGTTATCTACTTCGGATTTCGCTTTATTGTGCGCTATCTCTTTCCGAAAATAATTGACAAAGGGATGAAGAATATGCAGCAGAAAATGCGCGAACAGCAACAGCAGCAGCAACCCAAACGCCCCGAAGGAGAAGTTACCATTGAAAAAGAACCCGGTCGGCATAATAGAAACCAGAAGGACAATGGTGAATATGTTGATTTTGAGGAAGTAGATTAAAACAAGGCAAAAGTGAAAAGTTAAAAGGAAATGTATATAGAATGATGATTAACGATTTTTGATTGCAGATGGCTTCTCAAAATCTCACTTTCACATGCTCTCAGGCTTTTTTGTCACAAAGCTGAACAGAGAATTCTCAGAGTTGCACAAAGCGGAAAAATCCAATTTTACAATTCAACAGTTTAGCAATTGCTCTATCTCCTTCCAATCTTAAAATCAATCTTTTTCGATCTTATTCAATCTCAACAGGCTTTTCATTCCTCATTAACTCAATTACTCAATCTCCCTTATCATCCACGAATTAACTCATTCTCTAAATATCCTATTAATCTTTAATCACTAATCCTTAATCTTTAAGCACTCTCCCCTGTACTTTAGAATTTTATCCTATTTTTGCGTTCACAATTCAGAAATTATAGTTAGATGGCACAGGAAGATATTTTCAAGAAATTAGTAGCGCACTGCAAAGAATACGGATATGTATTTCAATCGAGCGAGATTTACGACGGGCTTGGAGCAGTTTACGATTACGGACAAATGGGTGTTGAACTGAAAAACAACATCAAAAAATACTGGTGGGACAGCATGGTGCTGTTGCACGAAAATGTGGTTGGTTTAGACTCAGCCATTTTTATGCACCCAACAATTTGGAAAGCATCGGGCCACGTTGATGCATTTAACGATCCGTTAATCGACAACAAAGACTCGAAAAAACGCTACCGTGCCGACGTACTTATTGAAGACCAGCTGGCGAAATACGAGGAAAAAATGAATAAGGAAGTCGCCAAAGCAGCAAAACGTTTTGGCGAATCTTTTGATGAACAACAATTCCGCGAAACTAATCCTCGTGTTCTGGCCAACCAGGAAAAATGGAATAATCTGCATAAACGTTTTTCAGATGCACTGAACGATAACGATCTGGCAGAGTTAAAACAAATAATTGAAGACGAAGGTATTGTTTGCCCGGTTTCTGGCTCACGCAACTGGACTGATGTTCGCCAATTTAATCTGATGTTTTCTACCGAAATGGGATCGACTGCTGAAGGCGCATCAAAAATTTTCCTTCGCCCGGAAACGGCACAGGGTATTTTTGTAAACTACCTGAACGTGCAAAAAACCGGACGTATGAAAATTCCGTTTGGAATTGCCCAAATTGGTAAAGCTTTCCGTAACGAGATTGTAGCGCGTCAGTTTATTTTCCGTATGCGCGAATTCGAACAAATGGAAATGCAATTCTTTGTTCGTCCCGGCACCGAGCTCGACTGGTTCGAGAAATGGAAAACGACACGTATGAAATGGCACCGTTCCCTTGGTTTTGGCGACGAAAACTACCGTTTCCACGAGCACGAAAAACTGGCACATTATGCCAATGCCGCAGTTGACGTTGAATATAAATTCCCATTCGGATTTAAAGAGGTAGAAGGTATCCACTCGCGAACCGATTTCGACTTGTCGCAACACGAAAAATATTCTGGCAAAAAAATTCGCTACTACGATCCTGAACTGGGAGAATCATATGTACCATTTGTTGTTGAAACATCGATTGGTGTCGACCGCATGTTCCTGCAGGTAATTTCGGCAAGTTATTGCGAAGAACAAATGGAAAAAGATACACGTGTAGTACTGAAATTACCTCCGGTACTGGCACCGGTAAAACTGGCTGTTATGCCGCTGGTTAAAAAAGACGGTTTGCCTGAAAAAGCCCGCGAGATTATTGACGAGCTGAAATTTGATTTCAACTGTCAGTACGACGAAAAAGACTCGATCGGGAAACGTTATCGCCGTCAGGATGCCATTGGTACTCCATTCTGCGTAACTGTCGATCACCAAAGCAACGAAGATAATACGGTTACCATCCGCTATCGCGACA
It contains:
- a CDS encoding glycine--tRNA ligase; amino-acid sequence: MAQEDIFKKLVAHCKEYGYVFQSSEIYDGLGAVYDYGQMGVELKNNIKKYWWDSMVLLHENVVGLDSAIFMHPTIWKASGHVDAFNDPLIDNKDSKKRYRADVLIEDQLAKYEEKMNKEVAKAAKRFGESFDEQQFRETNPRVLANQEKWNNLHKRFSDALNDNDLAELKQIIEDEGIVCPVSGSRNWTDVRQFNLMFSTEMGSTAEGASKIFLRPETAQGIFVNYLNVQKTGRMKIPFGIAQIGKAFRNEIVARQFIFRMREFEQMEMQFFVRPGTELDWFEKWKTTRMKWHRSLGFGDENYRFHEHEKLAHYANAAVDVEYKFPFGFKEVEGIHSRTDFDLSQHEKYSGKKIRYYDPELGESYVPFVVETSIGVDRMFLQVISASYCEEQMEKDTRVVLKLPPVLAPVKLAVMPLVKKDGLPEKAREIIDELKFDFNCQYDEKDSIGKRYRRQDAIGTPFCVTVDHQSNEDNTVTIRYRDTMEQERVAIADLGKIIGEQVSYKTLFGKQ
- a CDS encoding DUF5723 family protein; protein product: MKSLATKIGFIIILLSVICRISATAQNGNPLQFLTEVSQSSQSNPAIHNKTEKLVIGLPLLSGALLHWNANFSSDYLFTENFEYSFDHFYKSLGESGNAEALATLPLVYLSHRNDKRTLSFSLSERVLVWGDFDHEFLKFIDQGLLPYYGQEEEFGPISFKSQFFRELSFSYAKQITKKLSVGIRPKVLFGRFFYDIENLNVAVQTDEERQVLQVIPNGNYRISGPIDVQYDPIKGKTTIKTDFTAGDYFFKFRNMGAGIDLGFTYQPNKQTTIAVAITDIGFTTINDKAFNNTFVGSIDYSHLYQSSDTAAAYYFEPRAALEALTDSLPYKTVAETFTQRQYELLPLRLNLMATHMLNDRMKLNVSDNLTYYNGEASNYLSAYFNLLLGTRFELSSGLNLYNLKQVLPGFACSYTGRSVQLYLATNNIPRLVQPSKAKNLNLRFGVNLLFSTQPN
- a CDS encoding DUF4834 family protein, whose protein sequence is MTLFITLYLVGFLRTLVIIAVIYFGFRFIVRYLFPKIIDKGMKNMQQKMREQQQQQQPKRPEGEVTIEKEPGRHNRNQKDNGEYVDFEEVD
- a CDS encoding head GIN domain-containing protein; translated protein: MKQFVVFLSGIILSLFTSSCLLQSTVKGNGNVTTEERNLEDFSKLNVSRGMNVYVTMGNDYKVIVEADENLHNSIVTELRGEELRIKAIDIIRNATSLKVFVTLPQLEATTSSSGSNVFSEDVLNVNDIDLSVSSGANLKFSLNADEVSAKASSGSNIFLEGTAGSVNAKASSGSNIKAGELQAKSAQASVSSGANIWLSTENELQATASSGGNVFYNGNPSETEISKSSGGNVIKN
- a CDS encoding head GIN domain-containing protein, translated to MKTFSKILFLFMIAVTSYGTVLAGNSDETQTRQVSGFNAIKVSTGIDLYLTMGNTEEVKVVADDDIIDDLKTEVEGGTLKIYMKRNNWFNWGSGNQTRKVYVTVKELKELSASSGSDVESTNTLEGESLDVRCSSGSDLKIEVYYKNLSVDTSSGSDAKLRGKVKTIRVDASSGSDIKAGDLESAICYANASSGSDITVSVSSELYANASSGSDINYHGSPDIRDIDESSGGDVSQR